The DNA region TTTGCCCTGGATATTCCCATTGCCATTCGCAAACTTAATACCTTGAAAATCCTTGGCGGTCTGCTTTTCCCCATCGTCGGACGCCTGCCTTTTGAATGGATCTATCCCACAGGCGAAAAACAGGAGAAGCGCACGCCGAAATGGGGAAAATACTATGCCTGGGCGACCGTCATCGCAGGCGATTGCCACTACATCAAACGCTTTATGCCCGACGACCTCACAGGCAAGGTCATTGTCACCAACACAACCACGCCGGAAGATATCGAGACGTTCCGCAAGGCTGGCGTAAAATATCTCATTACCACTACTCCCGTGCTGGATGGTCGCTCCTTCGGCACGAACATGATGGAGGCTGCGCTGGTGGCGGTCTCCGGCAAGGAGCGTCCGCTTTCGTGGGATGAATTGAGTGAACTGATCGATCGGCTTGGCTTTGAACCGCAATTGCAGGAGTTGAACTAATTATGAAGATGAACGCCATTGTCACAGCCGGCGGGATCCCCCAGCCCGGCGACCCATTGTATATCTATTCCAACGGTAACTCCAAAGGCTTGATCAATGTAGCGGGCAAGCCCATGGTGCAATGGGTGCTGGATGCGCTCGGCGACGCAAAGGAAGTGGATCAGGTCATTGTGATCGGTCTTTCCCCCAAAAGCGGCTTGACCTGCAAGAAGCCGGTCCATTACATTTCCAATCAGGGACGCATGCTCGCAAACATCGTTGCGGGCGTGAACAAATCGCTGGAGTTAAAGCCGAAAGGCGAATACGTCCTGATCGTTTCATCGGATATTCCCGCCCTCAAAGGTGACATGGTCGACTGGCTGGTGAAAACCGCCATGGAAACCAGCGACGACCTGTATTATGGCGTCTGTCCGCGCGATGTGATGGAAGCGCGCTTCCCGACCTCCAACCGCACATATACAAAACTAAAGGATATCGAACTGTGCGGTTCGGATATCAATGTCATTCACGTCAGCATGGCGACCGACCATCTCGATACATGGGAACAGTTGATCGGCAACCGCAAGAGTCCCTTGCGGCAGGCGGCGGTCATCGGGCTGGATACATTGTTCCAGTTGTTCACCCGCCAATTCACATTGGACTCTTTGGTCGAACGCGCTTCCCAGCGCATTGGCATCAAAGGTCGCGCCATCATCTGGGACCGCGCCGAGCCGTGCATGGATGTGGACAAGCCGCATCAACTCGAGTTGATGCGCGAAGACCTCGCGCGCCGGCAAACTGCGGTCAAACGCGCCGCGCCCAAAAAACCTGCCGTCAAAAAGCCCGCCGCAAAAAAGTCAACGACGAAAACGACCAAGACGACATCAAAAACTACAAAGGGAAAATCAACGAAACAAAAATGAGCTTGCGGAACATTCTCGAACTCGATGCCCGACTTTCCAGTCAGATGCGCGTTGCTGAAAAGCCGGGTTTTTTGCGAAACCTTGCCATCTTCTTCGCACACTCCGGCGACTCGTGGTTCTGGGCGCTGGCGCTCATCATTGCCTGGTTCTTCAGCAACTCCGCCTGGCGTCAATGGGAAACCGTCGAATTCTTCGGCATCGCGGGTCTGGCGGCAGTGGTGCTTGCCGTCAAATTCATGGTGAAACGAAAACGCCCGGAAGGTGAATGGGGCGGGATCTATCGCAACACGGACCCGCATTCCTTCCCATCAGGACACGCCGCCCGCGCCTTTCTCATCGCAGTGATCGCATCGGCTCTCGCTCCCTCATGGCTGGCTGCTGTCCTTTGGCTTTGGGCTCCGCTGGTGGCTTTGGCGCGCGTGGCAATGGGCGTGCATTACGTTTCAGATATTGTGGCAGGCGCAATTTTGGGGAGCATCGTTGCGCTGCTGGGCTTACAGTTCTACCAAATATTGGTGGATTGGTTCGCGTCATTGACTGGTTTCATGTTCTGGTGATGCGATGAAAATCCACACCTTCCGCCTCAAACCAACACAAGATCTGTTCGACTCAATAGAAGAGTATGTAAAACAGCACAAGATCGAAGCCGGCTGCGTTCTATCTTCCGTTGGCAGCCTGACCCATGCCACCCTGCGTCTTGCCAACCGAAATGATTACAACGAGTACGAAGGTCACTTTGAGATCGTTTCGATGACGGGTACAGTTTCGATCCACGGCTCGCATCTGCACATCTCCATCTCCGACGCCGATGGCGTGACCATCGGCGGGCATCTCGTCAGCGGATGCAGCATTTACACCACAGCCGAGATCGTCATCGCCGAGTTTGATGACGTGGTCTATAAGCGGGAATTATTTGAAAACGATTCGGGGTATGAGGAATTGGCGGTTTATAAAAAATAGGGGCGCAGCGAATATCATTTCAACGCGTTCAAAAATTCTTCCTGACAGATCACCGTATCTTTCAGCCCCAGCATTTTTCCCAGCCGCGTCAACTGCGGAGGATCGACGTAGGTTCGCGCCAGGGTCTCCTCCTGTCCCAGCACATCGTGGGCTTCGCCGTCCAGTAAAACTTCGCCATTGGCAAGCGCAATGACGCGCTTGAAATTCTCGGCGCAGAAGTCAATGTCATGGGTGATGGTGATGACGGTCTTGCCTTCCTTCTTCAACTCGGCAATCACATTTGCGATCCTCGCCACATTGACCGCGTCCTGACCCGTGGTTGGCTCATCGAAGATGACGATGGGCGTATCCATGGCAATGATGGACGCCAGCGCCACCATTTTGCGCCATGTGGGCGATAGATCGTAGGGATTGGTCTCAGTCTGGTCGTTCAACTCGGTCAGCGATAACGCCCGCTTGACCAGCGCATCCACTTTGTCTTTTTCGTAACCCAAATTTTTCGGACCAAACGCCACCTCGGTCAATACATCCCTTGAGAACAATTGCTCGTCGGGATTTTGAAACACGTACCCAACCCGCGAAGCAAGTTTCGCCACGGAATATTTCGAAGTATCCCAATCGCCGATCCACACCGACCCCGCTGTCGGGCGCAGCAAGCCGTTGAAATGCCGCACGAGCGTGGTCTTGCCCGCACCATTCTGCCCGACGATGGCAATCTGCTCGCCGGATTCAATGGAAAGTGAAATTCCCTTCAGAGCCTCCAAGCCGG from Anaerolineales bacterium includes:
- a CDS encoding nucleotidyltransferase family protein encodes the protein MKMNAIVTAGGIPQPGDPLYIYSNGNSKGLINVAGKPMVQWVLDALGDAKEVDQVIVIGLSPKSGLTCKKPVHYISNQGRMLANIVAGVNKSLELKPKGEYVLIVSSDIPALKGDMVDWLVKTAMETSDDLYYGVCPRDVMEARFPTSNRTYTKLKDIELCGSDINVIHVSMATDHLDTWEQLIGNRKSPLRQAAVIGLDTLFQLFTRQFTLDSLVERASQRIGIKGRAIIWDRAEPCMDVDKPHQLELMREDLARRQTAVKRAAPKKPAVKKPAAKKSTTKTTKTTSKTTKGKSTKQK
- a CDS encoding phosphatase PAP2 family protein; this translates as MSLRNILELDARLSSQMRVAEKPGFLRNLAIFFAHSGDSWFWALALIIAWFFSNSAWRQWETVEFFGIAGLAAVVLAVKFMVKRKRPEGEWGGIYRNTDPHSFPSGHAARAFLIAVIASALAPSWLAAVLWLWAPLVALARVAMGVHYVSDIVAGAILGSIVALLGLQFYQILVDWFASLTGFMFW
- a CDS encoding DNA-binding protein — protein: MKIHTFRLKPTQDLFDSIEEYVKQHKIEAGCVLSSVGSLTHATLRLANRNDYNEYEGHFEIVSMTGTVSIHGSHLHISISDADGVTIGGHLVSGCSIYTTAEIVIAEFDDVVYKRELFENDSGYEELAVYKK
- a CDS encoding ABC transporter ATP-binding protein; protein product: MNIEIKDLRFSYPTGLEALKGISLSIESGEQIAIVGQNGAGKTTLVRHFNGLLRPTAGSVWIGDWDTSKYSVAKLASRVGYVFQNPDEQLFSRDVLTEVAFGPKNLGYEKDKVDALVKRALSLTELNDQTETNPYDLSPTWRKMVALASIIAMDTPIVIFDEPTTGQDAVNVARIANVIAELKKEGKTVITITHDIDFCAENFKRVIALANGEVLLDGEAHDVLGQEETLARTYVDPPQLTRLGKMLGLKDTVICQEEFLNALK